One window from the genome of Deinococcus sp. NW-56 encodes:
- a CDS encoding 50S ribosomal protein L11 methyltransferase translates to MLVYHLPGTFQTRETDLDSLWEAGATGLEERAGAIRVYFDERVPLPDSVSDGEWREEADQDWQAEFRRTLRPVRAGRVTIVAPWQREEVEAGQLPLVIEPGMAFGTGHHATTRLAVEALSALELGTRGPGGTGARVLDVGTGSGVLALAAALLGARFAFGVDIDPVTVPIARENAEINGVPASQVRFEEGTLGLDALTFPEEGVDAYDVVVANLYAELHDLLAGEYAAHLVPGGDLILTGILTGKLELVREALAREGFGDVRETVDGEWALVTARLPQ, encoded by the coding sequence ATGCTCGTGTACCACCTCCCCGGCACCTTCCAGACCCGCGAAACCGACCTCGACTCCCTGTGGGAGGCGGGCGCGACCGGGCTGGAAGAACGGGCCGGAGCGATCCGCGTGTATTTCGACGAGCGGGTGCCGCTGCCTGACTCCGTCTCGGACGGCGAGTGGCGCGAGGAAGCCGATCAGGACTGGCAGGCCGAGTTTCGCCGCACCCTGCGCCCGGTGCGGGCCGGACGGGTGACCATCGTGGCCCCGTGGCAGCGGGAGGAGGTCGAGGCCGGGCAACTCCCGCTGGTCATCGAACCCGGCATGGCCTTTGGGACCGGGCACCACGCGACCACCCGGCTGGCAGTGGAGGCCCTCTCCGCGCTGGAGCTGGGCACGCGCGGGCCGGGGGGCACCGGGGCGCGGGTGCTTGACGTGGGAACCGGCAGCGGCGTCCTCGCGCTCGCGGCGGCGCTGCTGGGCGCCCGCTTCGCCTTCGGGGTGGATATCGACCCCGTCACCGTGCCCATCGCGCGGGAGAATGCCGAGATCAACGGCGTGCCCGCCTCGCAGGTGCGTTTCGAGGAAGGCACGCTGGGGCTGGACGCGCTGACTTTCCCAGAGGAGGGGGTGGACGCCTACGACGTGGTCGTGGCGAACCTCTACGCCGAGCTGCACGACCTGCTCGCCGGGGAGTACGCCGCCCACCTTGTGCCGGGGGGCGACCTGATCCTGACAGGCATCCTGACGGGCAAGCTGGAGCTGGTGCGGGAGGCGCTCGCGCGGGAAGGCTTCGGGGACGTGCGCGAGACCGTGGACGGCGAGTGGGCGCTGGTGACCGCCCGCCTGCCGCAGTGA
- the proC gene encoding pyrroline-5-carboxylate reductase, protein MKLAIVGVGKLGLALLEGVLSRGVMAAGDIGLLDANAGRASDLASRTGAALIGASDLRFAERVLVSVQPRVFPEISEWLAQENAGYISTMAGVSTNTLSRRLGTKRVVRVMPNLAATIGRSQTAITAPREAELSGDLDFARSLFGAVGDVYDLPEHLFNAFTGMSASGPAYAALVAEALADGAVRMGLPRALAHELAAKVLVASGELLQQRAHPGLLKDEVASPGGTTIAGLEVLEAAGVRGAVMRAVVAATRRGSDLGKDQE, encoded by the coding sequence ATGAAACTCGCCATCGTCGGTGTCGGGAAGCTGGGGCTGGCCCTGCTGGAAGGGGTCTTGTCGCGCGGGGTGATGGCAGCGGGAGACATCGGGCTGCTGGACGCGAACGCGGGGCGGGCCTCCGACCTCGCCTCGCGCACGGGGGCCGCATTGATCGGCGCCTCGGACCTGCGCTTCGCCGAGCGGGTGCTCGTCAGCGTGCAGCCCCGCGTCTTTCCGGAAATCAGCGAGTGGCTCGCGCAGGAGAACGCCGGGTACATCAGCACGATGGCCGGGGTCAGCACCAACACGCTCTCCCGCCGCCTGGGCACCAAGCGGGTGGTGCGGGTGATGCCCAACCTCGCCGCGACCATCGGCCGGAGCCAGACGGCGATCACCGCTCCGCGCGAGGCGGAACTCAGCGGGGACCTCGACTTCGCCCGGTCGCTCTTCGGTGCGGTGGGTGACGTGTATGACCTGCCCGAGCACCTCTTCAACGCCTTTACCGGCATGAGTGCCTCCGGCCCCGCCTACGCCGCGCTGGTGGCCGAGGCGCTGGCCGACGGCGCGGTGCGGATGGGTCTGCCCCGTGCCCTGGCCCACGAACTCGCGGCCAAGGTGCTCGTCGCCAGTGGCGAACTCCTCCAGCAACGGGCGCACCCCGGCCTGCTCAAGGACGAGGTCGCCAGTCCCGGCGGCACCACCATCGCCGGGCTGGAGGTGCTGGAGGCGGCGGGCGTGCGCGGCGCGGTGATGCGGGCGGTCGTGGCAGCGACGCGCCGGGGCAGCGATCTGGGGAAAGATCAGGAGTAG
- a CDS encoding MFS transporter, whose amino-acid sequence MRSLSAASPLALFRHRPFAVLWGAQTFSGLGDGIFRVAQVALLLRLTGSAAALSGLLLVAVLPGIALALLGGALADRVDRRRLLVGANTVRGLLMAAFAGLALADAVQLWHLYALALLYGGVSALANPAFDALLPALVPRERLQGAQALFLLGDNVAAIVGPALGGVLLVVVGAGGAAAVNALSFGVLVAGLLSLRVGASPVPEGPRPSVWGDIGFGLRYARTQPALLSLLTLFAVINLSGATLAVALPLFVTETLGQPAATYGLYLTAMNVGILGGVALMGALRVRRRGLAILGSLFAAGLLGYLPLALSREVGVGLVAVLLIDGLAMVSNVLYPAWVGAHIPDGYRGRVFGLTSLVSYSLVPVGFAMAGTVAGVLGPPGALLGAGLLLITVAVLGLLVPALRRLE is encoded by the coding sequence GTGAGGTCTCTGTCCGCCGCCTCCCCTCTGGCCCTCTTTCGGCACCGACCCTTCGCGGTGCTGTGGGGGGCACAGACCTTCTCGGGTCTGGGAGACGGCATTTTCCGGGTGGCGCAGGTCGCCCTGCTGCTGAGGCTGACCGGATCGGCGGCGGCGCTCAGCGGGCTGCTGTTGGTAGCGGTGTTGCCGGGCATCGCCCTGGCACTGCTGGGAGGTGCGCTGGCGGACCGGGTCGACCGCCGCCGACTCCTGGTCGGGGCGAACACAGTCCGGGGGCTGCTGATGGCGGCCTTCGCGGGGCTGGCCCTCGCGGACGCCGTGCAGCTCTGGCACCTCTACGCGCTGGCGCTGCTCTACGGCGGGGTGAGTGCGCTGGCGAATCCGGCTTTTGATGCCCTGCTGCCCGCCCTGGTGCCGCGCGAGCGCTTACAGGGGGCACAGGCCCTCTTCCTGCTGGGGGACAACGTGGCCGCCATCGTCGGCCCGGCGCTGGGCGGGGTCCTGCTCGTCGTGGTAGGGGCTGGGGGTGCGGCGGCGGTCAATGCCCTGTCCTTCGGTGTCCTCGTCGCCGGGTTGCTGAGCTTGCGGGTGGGGGCCTCCCCGGTGCCGGAAGGCCCCCGGCCGTCCGTGTGGGGAGATATAGGCTTCGGCCTGCGCTACGCCCGCACTCAGCCCGCCCTGCTCTCCCTGCTGACCCTGTTCGCCGTCATCAACCTGAGTGGTGCGACGCTCGCGGTGGCGCTGCCGCTGTTCGTCACGGAGACGCTGGGGCAGCCCGCCGCCACCTACGGCCTCTACCTGACGGCGATGAATGTGGGGATTCTCGGGGGCGTGGCCCTGATGGGAGCCCTCCGGGTGCGGCGGCGCGGGCTGGCGATCCTGGGCAGTCTCTTCGCGGCGGGGCTGCTGGGCTACCTGCCCCTCGCCCTCTCGCGGGAGGTGGGGGTGGGCCTCGTCGCTGTGCTGCTCATTGACGGTTTGGCGATGGTGTCCAACGTGCTGTATCCGGCCTGGGTCGGCGCCCACATCCCCGACGGGTACCGGGGGCGGGTCTTCGGCCTGACCTCGCTGGTGAGCTATAGCCTTGTTCCCGTGGGCTTCGCCATGGCGGGGACGGTGGCGGGAGTGCTGGGACCACCGGGAGCCCTGCTGGGAGCCGGGCTGCTGCTGATAACGGTCGCGGTGCTGGGGCTACTGGTGCCCGCGTTGCGGCGGCTGGAGTAG
- a CDS encoding TSUP family transporter, translating to MPGPEVLLYGIPLAFLAGFIDAVAGGGGTITLPTLFFMGLTPAQTVATNKLLAIFGSGSATVQYWRKGHVERGLVLRLIPLALVGSALGAFLVRFVDPDAFRTLVGVVILGVGALVLANKRFGLEDRYPGLTTRTLALTLPGAFVIGIYDGFLGPGTGTFLMFLFALAGFNLVRSSGNARTINFATNLGAFLFFLIGGHMVWWIGLPMGVANALGATLGARMAMLRGSGFVKVIYGVIVVLVAARLLFG from the coding sequence GTGCCCGGCCCCGAAGTCCTGCTCTACGGCATTCCACTCGCTTTCCTCGCCGGATTCATAGATGCGGTGGCGGGGGGCGGCGGCACCATTACGCTGCCCACGCTCTTTTTTATGGGCCTGACTCCCGCGCAGACGGTCGCCACCAACAAGCTGCTCGCCATCTTCGGGTCGGGGAGCGCGACCGTGCAGTACTGGCGCAAGGGCCATGTGGAACGCGGGCTGGTGCTGCGGCTGATTCCGCTGGCGCTGGTGGGGAGTGCGCTGGGAGCCTTTCTGGTGCGCTTCGTGGACCCCGACGCCTTTCGCACGCTCGTCGGTGTGGTGATCTTGGGCGTGGGGGCGCTGGTGCTGGCGAACAAGCGCTTCGGCCTGGAGGACCGCTACCCCGGCCTGACCACCCGCACGCTCGCGCTGACGCTGCCGGGGGCCTTTGTCATCGGCATCTACGACGGCTTCCTGGGGCCGGGGACGGGTACGTTCCTGATGTTCCTGTTCGCGCTGGCGGGCTTCAATCTGGTGCGCTCCAGCGGCAACGCCCGCACGATCAACTTCGCCACCAACCTCGGCGCCTTCCTGTTCTTCCTGATCGGCGGCCACATGGTGTGGTGGATCGGGTTGCCGATGGGCGTGGCGAACGCGCTGGGGGCCACCCTGGGTGCCCGGATGGCGATGCTGCGCGGGAGCGGCTTCGTGAAGGTGATCTACGGGGTGATCGTGGTGCTCGTCGCGGCGCGGCTGCTGTTCGGGTAA
- the msrA gene encoding peptide-methionine (S)-S-oxide reductase MsrA, whose amino-acid sequence MTSPNGGRTEQAILAGGCFWCTEAVMKDVRGVTKVESGYIGGHTPNPDYRSVCSGTTGHAEAVRVTFDPAQVSFRDLLTLFFATHDPTTLNRQGADVGTQYRSAVFPLTPEQTQTTREVMADLIARGIFDRPIVTTLEPATEFYVAEDYHQDYYANNSRQPYCMAVIAPKVAKLRKEYGDRLRA is encoded by the coding sequence ATGACTTCACCGAATGGCGGGCGGACCGAACAGGCGATTCTGGCGGGCGGGTGCTTCTGGTGTACGGAAGCCGTCATGAAGGACGTGCGCGGCGTGACGAAGGTTGAAAGCGGCTATATCGGCGGCCACACCCCCAACCCCGACTACCGCAGCGTGTGCAGCGGCACGACCGGCCACGCCGAGGCGGTGCGGGTGACCTTCGACCCCGCGCAGGTGAGCTTTCGCGACCTGCTGACGCTGTTTTTCGCCACCCATGACCCCACCACCCTCAACCGCCAGGGAGCCGACGTGGGCACCCAGTACCGCTCGGCGGTCTTTCCGCTGACGCCGGAACAGACGCAGACCACACGCGAGGTCATGGCCGACCTGATCGCGCGGGGCATCTTCGACCGGCCCATCGTGACCACCCTCGAACCCGCGACCGAGTTCTACGTCGCCGAGGACTACCACCAGGACTACTACGCCAACAACTCCCGCCAGCCCTACTGCATGGCCGTGATCGCGCCGAAGGTCGCGAAGCTGCGCAAGGAGTACGGCGACCGCCTGCGGGCCTGA
- a CDS encoding GNAT family N-acetyltransferase translates to MSRSHEEEQRRLLAAYDAQLREQAEMSGATSHDRDGPLWRGKFGARGFVSYRSLEGLSGQALDDLIAQTLEHYAADPTITSVEWKTRGHDLPADLPGRLRKYGFQPEDQETVMVGEARHLEGPVTLPGGVRLRRIDDQPSPLPDVTRAADTHSRVFGLPFRPEELMRRLERHRGRIELWIAETTDEVVCVGRLEVVPGTEFAGLWGGGTLPEWRGQGIYRALTAARAGSALGRGIRYLHSDSTDASRPILERSGLLPVTTTTPYVWERP, encoded by the coding sequence ATGTCCAGGTCCCATGAGGAAGAACAGCGCCGGTTGCTCGCGGCCTACGACGCGCAGCTCAGGGAGCAGGCCGAGATGTCGGGCGCCACGAGCCACGACCGCGACGGACCGCTGTGGCGCGGAAAGTTTGGGGCACGGGGCTTTGTCTCCTACCGCTCGCTGGAGGGCCTCAGCGGGCAGGCCCTGGACGACCTGATCGCGCAGACGCTGGAGCATTACGCCGCCGATCCCACCATCACCTCCGTCGAGTGGAAGACGCGGGGGCACGACCTCCCCGCCGATCTCCCCGGGCGCCTGCGGAAGTACGGCTTCCAGCCCGAGGATCAGGAAACCGTCATGGTCGGCGAAGCGCGGCACCTCGAGGGGCCAGTCACCCTGCCGGGAGGTGTCCGGTTGCGCCGCATCGACGACCAGCCCAGTCCCCTCCCCGACGTCACGCGGGCGGCTGACACGCACAGCCGGGTCTTTGGTCTTCCCTTCCGACCCGAGGAGCTGATGCGGCGGCTGGAGAGGCACCGTGGGCGAATCGAACTCTGGATCGCGGAGACCACGGACGAGGTCGTCTGTGTCGGCCGTCTGGAAGTCGTGCCGGGCACCGAGTTCGCAGGGCTGTGGGGTGGCGGGACGCTGCCCGAGTGGCGCGGTCAGGGCATCTACCGGGCGCTGACCGCCGCCCGCGCAGGGTCGGCGCTCGGCCGGGGCATCCGCTACCTGCACAGCGACAGCACGGACGCCTCGCGGCCCATTCTGGAACGCAGCGGCCTGCTGCCCGTGACGACGACGACGCCCTATGTCTGGGAGCGCCCCTAG
- a CDS encoding MOSC domain-containing protein, with the protein MKLLSVHVGQPTAVQVGPRQIVSGIHKHAVPSRVGVTAAGLDGDHVLNRKHHGGPDQAVYVYTREDYAHWEEALGRTLEPGTFGENLLLEGLESAGIAIGERFRVGSVLLEVTASRIPCATLGARMEDASFVKQFAAARRPGFYTRVLEGGDVGAGDPVTREAGPAGAPRVVDTFDLWFTAQPPREELQRWLTFPLAVRLRRGVEELLAAQDRPHPAPSPVG; encoded by the coding sequence ATGAAGCTTCTCAGCGTTCACGTGGGCCAGCCCACCGCCGTGCAGGTCGGTCCCCGCCAGATCGTCAGCGGCATTCACAAACACGCGGTGCCCAGCCGGGTCGGGGTCACGGCGGCGGGGCTGGACGGCGACCACGTCCTGAACCGCAAGCACCACGGCGGCCCCGATCAGGCCGTCTACGTCTACACCCGCGAGGATTACGCCCACTGGGAGGAGGCCCTGGGCAGGACGCTGGAACCGGGCACCTTCGGGGAGAATCTGCTGCTGGAGGGACTGGAGTCGGCCGGGATCGCGATCGGGGAGCGCTTCCGGGTGGGGAGCGTGCTGCTGGAGGTCACCGCCTCCCGGATTCCCTGCGCGACGCTGGGGGCGCGGATGGAGGACGCGAGCTTCGTCAAGCAGTTTGCGGCAGCCCGGCGCCCCGGCTTCTACACCCGCGTGCTGGAAGGCGGCGACGTCGGTGCGGGCGACCCGGTGACCCGCGAGGCTGGCCCCGCCGGAGCGCCTAGGGTCGTGGACACCTTCGACCTGTGGTTCACTGCCCAGCCCCCCCGCGAAGAGCTTCAGCGCTGGTTGACGTTCCCACTCGCCGTGCGGCTACGGCGCGGCGTGGAGGAACTGCTGGCCGCCCAGGACCGCCCGCACCCCGCCCCTTCCCCGGTCGGCTGA
- a CDS encoding phospholipase D-like domain-containing protein, producing MRPRLPRPLLGGLIALLTLLAAPGAEAAAQPIQAPGPLGLNLPPPDRAALDGLGLNACPEPTARLDRLLYERTGGQGAALSCGNRVEGLLHLPQADPAYSAQPRTPQGGYDALVAELGRTRRELVIANMIWDEGADAPGASVALAIAALRRDLAAHPERYPAGLTVRLLFGNTVRASAPLDPRANIYAAAEHLLAAGVPLTGDTVPGWRLELASYAYTYPHSHMKVIVQDGERVLAGGFNISINHLPGDAPGGRGLDLADLGMWVRGPVARHALAAVRDTWELGRLLTCTRRPRPGELRRDCTLAAGPTPWPLIWPVPAAPAGTAHVYPLYRRNGHTGADEALAELVGAARTRLDLIQSQVGGTLGCVGELSVVAGCAPERQLPVWRAVVSAIRDHGVTVRLLIDEDAALQAETLGLLRALRLELRGLGLDDHLQARWYGTEGGAHTKMVLVDDEMLVVGSHNLHFSSFGRTGLVEYSLATSDAAAIAEAQGLFDFEWARGTAVKTPWWLPALPGGV from the coding sequence ATGCGCCCCCGCCTGCCCCGGCCCCTGCTCGGCGGCCTGATCGCCCTCCTGACGCTGCTGGCCGCTCCCGGTGCAGAGGCCGCCGCCCAGCCCATCCAGGCCCCCGGCCCGCTGGGGCTGAACCTCCCGCCGCCGGACCGCGCCGCCCTCGATGGCCTGGGCCTGAACGCCTGCCCCGAGCCGACCGCCCGCCTCGACCGCCTACTGTATGAGCGCACCGGGGGCCAGGGCGCGGCCCTGAGCTGCGGCAACCGGGTGGAGGGGCTGCTGCATCTGCCCCAGGCCGACCCTGCCTACAGCGCCCAGCCGCGCACCCCGCAGGGCGGCTATGACGCGCTGGTGGCCGAGCTGGGGCGGACCCGGCGCGAACTGGTGATCGCCAACATGATCTGGGACGAGGGGGCGGACGCGCCGGGGGCCTCGGTGGCGCTCGCCATCGCTGCGCTGCGCCGGGACCTCGCCGCGCACCCGGAGCGGTACCCGGCGGGGCTGACAGTGCGGCTGCTGTTCGGCAACACGGTGCGGGCGAGTGCGCCCCTCGACCCCCGCGCCAACATCTACGCGGCGGCCGAGCACCTGCTGGCGGCGGGCGTGCCCCTGACTGGAGACACGGTCCCCGGCTGGCGGCTGGAACTCGCCAGCTACGCCTACACCTACCCGCACAGCCACATGAAGGTGATCGTGCAAGACGGCGAGCGGGTGCTCGCGGGCGGCTTCAACATCAGCATCAACCACCTGCCGGGGGACGCGCCGGGAGGCCGGGGGCTCGACCTCGCGGACCTGGGGATGTGGGTGCGCGGCCCGGTGGCGCGGCACGCCCTCGCCGCCGTGCGCGACACCTGGGAACTCGGCCGCCTCCTCACCTGCACCCGGCGCCCGCGCCCCGGTGAGCTGCGCCGGGACTGCACGCTGGCGGCGGGGCCGACGCCCTGGCCCCTGATCTGGCCTGTTCCGGCCGCCCCGGCGGGCACGGCCCACGTCTATCCCCTCTACCGCCGCAACGGCCACACGGGCGCGGACGAGGCCCTGGCCGAACTGGTGGGCGCGGCCCGCACCCGGCTCGACCTCATCCAGTCGCAGGTCGGGGGCACCCTGGGCTGCGTGGGCGAACTGTCCGTGGTGGCGGGGTGTGCCCCGGAACGCCAGCTTCCGGTCTGGCGGGCGGTGGTGTCCGCCATCCGCGACCACGGCGTCACGGTGCGGCTGCTGATCGACGAGGACGCCGCGCTGCAGGCCGAGACCCTGGGCCTGCTGCGTGCCCTGCGCCTCGAACTGCGCGGGCTGGGGCTGGACGACCACCTCCAGGCCCGCTGGTACGGCACCGAGGGCGGCGCCCACACCAAGATGGTGCTGGTAGATGACGAGATGCTGGTGGTGGGCAGCCACAACCTCCATTTCTCGTCGTTCGGTCGCACTGGCCTCGTCGAGTACTCGCTGGCGACCAGCGACGCGGCGGCCATCGCGGAGGCGCAGGGCCTCTTCGACTTCGAATGGGCACGCGGGACGGCGGTCAAAACGCCGTGGTGGTTGCCCGCCTTGCCGGGCGGGGTGTAG
- the ispH gene encoding 4-hydroxy-3-methylbut-2-enyl diphosphate reductase, whose protein sequence is MIERIHLAKPRGFCAGVVMAIGAVEKAARQETGPLTVYHSIVHNHTVVERLERRGGVQFVESLDDISALPQGSETVVFSAHGVSPAVRERARALGLATIDATCPLVTKVHTEAKKYAREGYTILLIGDSARHQEVIGTRGEAPEQTIVVGVLGKTGEGLNDPHTVEVPNPERVVVLTQTTLSVDDTRRTVDILKGRFPALVVPPSEDLCYATKNRQDAVKAIAPGVDAFLVLTSPHSSNGMRLLELARDLCGRAERLETAADLAGLDLTGLRSLGITSAASTPDDLVQEVVAHFRALNPALTVVEEGEWENIEFREPKKILPTQELPRTMR, encoded by the coding sequence ATGATTGAACGCATTCACCTCGCCAAGCCGCGCGGCTTTTGCGCGGGGGTCGTCATGGCGATCGGGGCGGTGGAAAAGGCCGCCCGGCAGGAGACGGGGCCGCTGACCGTCTACCACTCCATCGTTCACAACCACACCGTCGTGGAGCGTCTGGAGCGGCGGGGCGGCGTGCAGTTCGTGGAAAGCCTGGACGACATCTCGGCCCTGCCGCAGGGCAGCGAGACGGTGGTCTTCAGCGCCCACGGGGTCAGCCCGGCGGTGCGCGAGCGGGCGCGGGCGCTGGGACTGGCCACCATCGACGCGACCTGCCCGCTGGTCACCAAGGTCCACACCGAGGCCAAGAAGTATGCGCGGGAGGGCTACACCATCCTCTTGATCGGCGACAGCGCCCGGCACCAGGAGGTCATCGGCACGCGTGGCGAGGCCCCCGAGCAAACCATCGTGGTGGGCGTGCTGGGCAAGACGGGCGAGGGGCTGAACGACCCCCACACGGTCGAAGTCCCCAACCCCGAGCGGGTGGTGGTGCTGACCCAGACCACCCTCAGCGTGGACGACACGCGGCGGACGGTCGACATCCTCAAGGGTCGCTTTCCCGCTCTGGTGGTGCCCCCCAGCGAGGACCTCTGCTACGCCACCAAGAACCGTCAGGACGCGGTCAAGGCCATCGCGCCGGGGGTGGACGCCTTCCTCGTGCTGACCAGCCCGCACTCCAGCAACGGCATGCGCCTGCTGGAACTCGCCCGCGACCTGTGCGGCCGGGCCGAGCGGCTGGAGACGGCGGCGGACCTCGCGGGGCTGGACCTGACAGGCCTCCGGTCCCTGGGAATTACCAGCGCGGCGAGCACCCCCGACGACCTCGTGCAGGAGGTGGTCGCGCACTTCCGGGCGCTCAATCCGGCCCTTACAGTCGTCGAGGAAGGCGAGTGGGAGAACATCGAGTTCCGCGAGCCGAAGAAGATCCTGCCCACGCAGGAGCTGCCACGCACGATGCGCTGA
- a CDS encoding glycerol-3-phosphate acyltransferase — protein sequence MAFLSALLLVLAFLVGSLPLGHWLLRRLGVDPRVNSAYNLGVENVLRRVGPGPAAASAGLDAAKGFLAVLMASALGSPEVCVLAGLAAYLGHLNPPRFLYGDTPPRGRGNLVLLGVLAGLSVAGLSLWLTVLPVVVYAAVLGYWGYASGATLLGLLAFAVLVAVSPLGIPAKLGALGLLVAAAWRFKENLGRILDGTEPKAFADVPVAGKRADQVVTAFMIHPMTLENFWQSRRFAWMKPLVDRGVISEASVRRMAENLRPMKVGELHGIKTNEGKEIRCYLLSSPLLPDVFRDQPDLATRRAIEGARLAQELGAEVFGLGAFWSVVGNKGVDVQAAVPDLTITNGGAYTSGTIKAAIPGILRHFAETGRDLKRATAGIVGANGVVAFGIARTIAPQVGKVIMIGRDMERLERSANTLRRAARDTEIVTTTSYDTLREADLIFSATSDPNPVIFPEHVKPGAWIFDEGRPADAHESVLDVPGVRLIPGGVVRPPGGMTSNIDLQFGEGAVPACLAETLIIAATGEHHRKSLGPQTLTENINFFVEQADRLGFEVVD from the coding sequence ATGGCGTTTTTGTCGGCCCTGCTCCTCGTGCTCGCATTTCTGGTGGGGAGCCTGCCGCTGGGCCACTGGCTGCTGCGGCGGCTGGGCGTGGACCCCCGCGTGAACAGCGCCTACAACCTCGGCGTGGAAAACGTGCTGCGGCGCGTCGGCCCCGGCCCGGCGGCGGCGAGCGCGGGACTGGACGCGGCCAAGGGCTTCCTGGCGGTGCTGATGGCCTCGGCCCTGGGGTCGCCGGAGGTATGCGTGCTGGCGGGGCTGGCGGCGTACCTGGGGCACCTCAACCCACCCCGGTTCCTGTATGGCGACACCCCGCCGCGTGGCCGGGGCAACCTCGTGCTGCTGGGGGTGCTGGCGGGGCTGTCGGTGGCGGGCCTGAGCCTGTGGCTGACGGTCCTGCCCGTGGTCGTCTATGCCGCCGTGCTGGGCTACTGGGGCTACGCGAGCGGGGCCACATTGCTGGGGCTGCTGGCCTTCGCCGTGCTGGTGGCCGTGTCGCCGCTGGGGATTCCGGCCAAGCTGGGGGCGCTGGGGCTGCTGGTGGCGGCGGCGTGGCGTTTCAAGGAGAACCTGGGGCGCATCCTCGACGGCACCGAGCCGAAGGCCTTCGCGGACGTGCCGGTGGCAGGCAAGCGGGCCGATCAGGTCGTGACCGCCTTCATGATTCACCCCATGACGCTGGAGAACTTCTGGCAGTCGCGCCGCTTCGCCTGGATGAAGCCGCTGGTGGACCGGGGCGTGATCAGCGAGGCCAGCGTGCGGCGAATGGCCGAGAACCTGCGGCCCATGAAGGTGGGCGAGCTGCACGGCATCAAGACCAATGAGGGCAAGGAGATCCGCTGCTACCTGCTGAGCAGCCCCCTCCTCCCCGACGTGTTCCGCGACCAGCCCGACCTCGCCACCCGGCGGGCCATTGAGGGAGCGCGGCTTGCGCAGGAATTGGGCGCCGAGGTCTTCGGGCTGGGGGCCTTCTGGAGCGTGGTGGGCAACAAGGGCGTGGACGTGCAGGCGGCGGTCCCCGACCTCACGATCACCAACGGCGGCGCGTACACCAGCGGCACCATTAAGGCAGCGATTCCGGGCATCCTGCGCCACTTCGCGGAGACGGGGCGCGACCTGAAACGGGCCACGGCGGGCATCGTGGGGGCCAACGGCGTGGTCGCCTTCGGCATCGCGCGGACCATCGCCCCGCAGGTCGGTAAGGTCATCATGATCGGGCGCGACATGGAGCGGTTGGAGCGCAGCGCGAACACCCTGCGCCGGGCGGCGAGGGACACCGAGATCGTCACCACCACCAGCTACGACACGCTGCGCGAGGCCGACCTGATCTTCAGCGCGACTTCCGACCCCAACCCGGTGATCTTCCCCGAGCACGTCAAGCCTGGGGCCTGGATCTTCGACGAGGGCCGCCCCGCCGACGCGCACGAGAGCGTGCTGGACGTGCCCGGCGTGCGCCTGATTCCCGGCGGCGTGGTGCGGCCCCCCGGCGGCATGACGAGCAACATCGACCTTCAGTTCGGCGAGGGCGCGGTGCCTGCCTGCCTCGCGGAAACGCTGATCATTGCCGCGACGGGCGAGCATCACCGCAAGAGCCTGGGGCCGCAGACGCTGACGGAGAACATCAACTTCTTCGTGGAGCAGGCCGACCGGCTGGGGTTCGAGGTGGTGGACTGA